The genomic stretch agcacttttagttttaatttaatccagaaataaatcatgaatacgataaacagatagcagattaaactagacatatctacgcaagatctagacaagtctatcattgcaaatagaatcacatattctaccatactatccagtgctatcagaatGCAACaaatcataatagctagtatggaagacataatttgagataagagatcgtacgtttctttcttgatgaagaacgGCTCCTGGACaactaccgggtacagcaggcgacgatgaccagcagcctgacgttgttcgcgacggcGAGTGATGCCCGagtgacgaagaggtagacgagccgtggtgaaggagtcgacggagaacttgacgaagcggaggaagcgatcgagcagtcgcacagagcgcttcccaaaaatcttattcgccctctcccggtgcaggatcgctgaagacgacggttccgaagacctgctctcccaatcgccggtgcacgccgacaattgggatggagtagactacggtggcggcgcagcaacgagaggaggcaaaaatcctAGCTCGAATAGAGAGCCCACGATTAtcacgtcgcgatcgtgatctaaaccgattaggattccatatatctcgctaacttaaagaccaagtaaccaaaaaataaaacaacaaaaggaagccgcgcccccgcaaggTGAGGGGCCGGATTTCGGCATTCACGCAAGTGCCGCACGCCCGCACCCTTCGCCCCACCTCGGCAACGCATGGTGAGCGAGCGAgcgcgtgtggagctctccttctctccccacacacatagtttggaggagtggagacaacttccatatttaagttggtcatccctctcctccactagcaatgtgggactaaagacttgcaccactccacctcttgcccacatggacctttgagatttatttggaattctaAAATTAcaatgggctaggcccattatttcaacagcacATACCCCTGAACTGTCCAAATTATGGGTGGCTGTCCTGATGCATCAGTTTCCCCTTGATCTTAATAATCTCACCCCTCAATCAACATAAACAGTGTGCTGCATCCAAGGCGCTGTGATGCAGAATACCGTTCCGGGTACATTTGACACTACTTGTTCTGTTAAGAACTGTCTGGAAAAATTTACATTCAGATCAGACAGTGCACACacacaaagaaagaagaaataacACAGTAATAAATCACACAAGGGCACCACAAGAGAACCACCCCTACACCAACGTCATGTCATCTACGGTTGCATTGCAAGCAAAAATGCATCGTTAATGGTCTCCTGGGCTGTGATCATTTCGTGTCTTCAGCTTCGATCCACTTAACTGTGATGAACAGCTCGCCAGACTCGACGTCACGCAGCCTCAGCCAGGCATCTAGCGCGACCTCCCCGTTGGCGTACGTCACGAAGCTGTCGGAGAGCAGGCAGTTATCGGCGTCAGGGGCTACCTTCCGGAGCTTGGTCTCTCCTGCAGTGAGTCGCAGCGCTCGCCGCAGCTTCGTCGCCACTGCCACAGGCTGCAGGTCCAGGAAGGCGTGCCCCATCTTGTCGTCGTACTTGAATCGGTCCCAGTCGAACACCTCCTGCCAATGGTAATGGCAATGGTAAGATCAGCATAATCATGCGTTGTTCATGGCTTGTTACTAGCTAGCTCCTAAAATTTTGCTAAGTACTAGACACACCAATTATTGTCTTCAATCATTGTTCAAACAATTCCCATCACAATAGGGTGCCATAGATTGTGTCCTTTATTAGAGTCCAATGCAAGGAAGTGAGTTCGGTGGTTGGGGTTCTTGTAGGTGATATTTGCTGGCCAGGTCACTTTTCTTGTTAATACTGGTAAAGATGAAGCTGGAAGCTGAGTATTTCCAGTAAGGAGAAAACAAGGTTCCACAGGCAAATGTTCATTCAACAGGAAAACAGTGCAGTTGCAATCTTGCAGATGCTGATAGAACTCACATTGTTATCCAATTTTACTGTAAGGCATAGTTTAGAAACCAACAGAGCAAAGCAGAGAAGATAATGGGCAAGAAATTGATATTGCAGATTTTCACCTGTGGATGTAGTCAATAACATTTAATTGACTAGAGGTGGTACCATATGTGCTTAAGTACTAGTACTACTCTGTAGCTGATAAAAATTTGCATTTATTGGTCACATGTCTTAAACAGCAATAATAGAGCACAACATGGTATGACCATATTTCTTGGTCAAAACATTAACCAAAGAAGACTTCTTGAGACATGAAACATGTCGTTTCATAAAAAACAGACAAGAAACAAGTCTCAAGGAGACTAAAGGTCCAAATGGCAAAATGTGCATTGAACGCTGTCTCTTGGTGTGCAGCAATTCATCATGTAAAATATAATAGATGCTTACAAATTTGATGACTCCTACTGGCTCTTTCATGGAGAATATCATCTCTTCATTCCAAACTGGATTCAGGCAACTGTTGATGACTTTTGTCTTTGCAGTCTGCAGGGTCCGGTGAAAGAATGaaaggaaggaagaactggTTGTTAGATCTAAGGTACACCATACTTCATTAAGGAAAGAATACTAACAAGCCATGCACCCTTGATTTGACAGGTTTAATAAGTATCAAAATAACCTAACTACTAGGTCAAGGTGGCCATTCAGTAATTAGTATATCGAAAACCATTGTCTAACCTAATACAACTGGCACTTTTGCTTCATTAGATCAGATCCGGACTAGACCTATACTAAAATACTGTGGATCACTTGCTGGAGAGGTATTTGGCCTGACCATTTCCTCATGGGCCGGTGTAGGGCTGTCTAGAAGAAAACCATCTTCTATTGGACCAGCCAAGCTTGGGGCATCGTCGATTGCTGAACAAAAAATGTATATTTCTTTCAAGACAATGTTACCCTATTGGCTTTCACATGTTCAGTTCTTTGCACCCAAAATTTGAAATCTAGAGATGAGACCAAAAAAGATATCCAGGAATAAGTCAGGTTAACGCCTAAAATTCCTCTCAATAAGAAGGGGTTTCCACTAAAAAAGAgcagaataaataaacaatccAAAAGTGCTCCAGCCGACAAAGACAAAAGGCATAAGTGTCACTGTCAGTCCTACTCATAAAAAATATCATGATATGATTAACTAAAGAAGGGTTTGAGTGGGTGGTTTGACACCCTCCAAGGTTAACTTTGTGAATGTCTGGACTATGGAGCTGTATGGGATGGTAAAAAAAGGGAGGTGAAATTAGGTCGAGTGCATGTTCCATAACAATTAAGTCAACATTTAGATTTTGTGGGCGAATTTCAACGAAATAATGCACAGAACCAGTTGTCACGATCTTACAGCACTTGTGTCTTCAAAGAAAATTCAAAGCCAGACAAGGAAGGAATTAGCTGCAACCTGCAAGTTTTTTAATTATCTAAAAACGCTTAACTTACCAGGCATCTTACGCGTCTGTCCAATGAGGAGAGAAATAGCTAATTGACCAATGAAGACTGAAACAACGATCAAATCTAAAGTATGACACGTGGTTGGACTTTGAAAAATGGTGTTTTTAACTTGTACTAAGCATCTCATCCAGGAAAGGTCTAGCTGAATGAATCATCAATCTAATAGCTAGTAGAACCCAAGTCAGCATTAGCTGCTCAAACAAGGAAAGCTGCTTATTCATCGTAATGATGCAATGCAAGGTAATGAAAAAGCAACGATGCCTCACAATCTAGCCTGTTAGGTCCAAAGCACACTATCAGCACAACGTGCAAGTGTCGGTTTGACACGAATCAACTCCTCctatcagaaaaaaaaaggagagaaagaCAAGAATAGAAACACCCTAAACATTAGCACATTTTAGTTTCAGCGTGATCGTCGTTTCTTCGATTGTGTTGATGAAAGCAGAAGGGCCTTGCTAGTTAGTGATTCAAGCGCGGAAGCAGGAAGCACGGAGAGGAGGAGCTCATGTCATCTCATCTCTTCCCCTGCTTCTCCTAACTCGACTTACCGTGTCGGCGGCGCGGACGATGACGTACGGGTCGCTGGAGGTGAAGTCCCTGACGGCGAGGCTGCGGCCGCGCGCCACAACCACCTTGAGCAAGCCGCAGCCTCTCCCCCTCCCCGCTTCCTCCATGGCGGCCGGCCGCGACCCCGTTCCTCTGCGCGCGGATCAATTCATCAAACCGAGATCAAGTAACCAAAGCTAGGAAGAATTCGAATCAGCAGAGAGTAGAATTCTGAAGAACACAAGGGTAATAATGAACAGAGCAACGGATCGATGATAACCCTGCTGTACTCACCCCGTCGATTGCCGCTGGAGGGAAGAAGGGATCAGATCAGTCGAGCTCGCCTTCgcggcctgctcctcctcctcgcctcgctctgctgcttgcttgcttccaGTGTTTCCGCGAGAGCACGGAGTGGCCTGCTGGTGACTGGGTCAGGTTGCCTGCGATGcccggcgggggtgggggaagaaaTGGAGAGGGGAGGCCGAGACGGGACGGGACTGAGCGTGTGGGCCCCGGCGACTAGCGCGAGGTGGCGGTGGGCCCCGCGGCACCCCGGACGCGGTCCGGGCTCGGGAGCGGACGGGACGGGCGACTCAGTCGGTGAAGTGGCTTCGGTGGGCTGGCGTGTGGCGTGTCTGCCTCTCTGGTCATCTGGTCCGATCGCACCGGTCTCATGCCTCGTCTTTCTTTACTCGTCTACCAGTAGTAGCAGTAGCAACGCGCACGCGGCTCAGGATGTGGACGGTCGGATCGGGTCGGGCGGTCAAACCCCTGTGGCTGGTGCGGCAGGCTCTCGACAGGCCACAAGGGTCCGGTCGACCGATCGGTCACACCCGAGTGCTGGGTCAGTGGTGGCGGGTAAGGCGGCACAAGATCTCCTGCTTGGACCAGGTAAAAGGAGCTAGTACTTATCGCTAATTCAATTCGGCGCTCGTGTGCCGCGGTCAGGGATGGATTCGAATTCGTCTAAAACCCTAATACGGATATCCATATTGGCattcaattttaatataaatgtTAAATAGATGTATCAGAATTTGATTTTCAATATTTTCTCAATCCAATTAAAGATTCGTATTCGAAAAAAAGTGAAATATCCGATATTATCCATATCCGCGAAGAATAAAGTACCCATTAAATCATATAAAACTTATTTCTATGATTAATTACTAATGATAAATGATGTTAACTTTAATATTACTAATAAAGTAATTGTGTACATATTTCAACTATTAAAAAGTTATCAATTtgacaaatgactaattatgttagtctaatattactagtgatatACAGTGATAAAGTTTAATAATTTTAATATGACCAATTATttgatatatttaattattgaaatatttattaataaatatattattttcaataAGCTACCTATTGTGTACCATCCTTATAATTGACTTCCTACTTGGTATGATTTTCTATCTACTATAAAATCATCGAAAAAGCAAATTGATACTCGATATGATGCTATGTTCCAAGTCGAGTAAGTATCTGAATGTGAATGCGAATTCCAACTATTCATTTTGTATTCGTATGCGATATGATTCATATTTGTATCCGAATTTAGATTAAAATGTGGTAAACAGTGCTATCCAAATTTGATTCCATGCATCTTCGATTCAAATCCATCCCTAGCTGTGGCGCGGGTGTTAGTTACTATTATATTTCTTCTGAATGGAATGGCTCTAGTCAGTAGGATTTGGGGAGCTCCGCCGCCAAAGTCGTTTAATATCTTATCATTTAGTGGAGCTTTAGCAGAAGTTGTCCATGGAGCCAAAGTTGAAGCCCTCCTAAAGAGACCCTAAGTGGGAGTAGAGAGAGTCTTGGATTTATTCACCATGTCTCTTCATCTCCTCTCCCATTGACCGCCGGCCCTTTTCGGTTCTTCCtccatctcctctctctccagtctccaccatGGCGCGATGCCTCCTTTGTTTGGTGATTAAGGTGTGGGCAAGGAAGATGTAACACCCTAGTATTTTAAGTCTTAATAAGGTTTTTAAAAAGATCATTGTGAAAATTTTGGCTTAAAAGGAGATCAAATGAGCCAAGGTAAAAAAATCAACTAAAAAGattcaaatttggaaaaaaGGGCAAAAATTGAAATAAAGAGATTGGATTGTATGGAACATTATGGAATCAAGTTTGGACCAAGAATTGGATCAGAAGTGTCCTAAAGTCAAAGTCAAAGCTGTTGAATATGGTCAACTCTATCCAAATCCCGGaaaattctaagtctgaaaattatCAAGTGACCAACTTTAAGTTGAATTTCTAAGAGATTTTACATCTACACTTTGGATGTTTATGGGCAACAAGTAAACTTGGATGTCCAGTGGTTATTATGAGTCAGTTGTTGATCAAAGAATTAGATGAATTCATATTTTTAAATGAGGCTCAAAGTTTGCAAGTTCAAACTATTTTGAACCCTTACTAACGAAACTGAATCAAGAAACCATTGAGCACTGAATGGTAGTGTCTGGCTCGATCTTTGGAGCTCCAAATCTTGAGATTGGTTGATCTTTTGGCCATAGTGCAAAccaagaagatgatgaagctcTATAATTCAACTACAAATTTGGAGCTCCAAATCTTGCTCCAACAGCATACCTATATGGATTGGTATAATAGGTCATGACCTAAATTTCTCTCTCCTTGAGCCAAATATACCAATCCAAGAATGGATTGGTATATTTTCTTCTCCACGCATGAGATCCCAACTGCCAGCACACGAACCTTTCCGCGTTCATCCAGTCGCCGTGCGGCCTACACCTCGCCTGGCCGTACTAttaggttacgaggtaggctacactagcgcaaatcaaaatttctaccgcgtaaaaccaggaagaactgccgtataaggatcacgggattaccactcgacgcactactggtgcggaatatgtagatttgcgtcgatgcagcgaagatgatcaacgtagtcgtacgtagtcgatcaacgtagtcgtacgtagtcgatcacgtcaacgtccagcagctcctcagcagctcgtccacgtgcagcaagatcgccctcgtgccgcggctcgtcgtcagctcgtcgtggctcgtcggtggctcgtcgtggctcgtcggcagctcgtccgagtgctgcaggcgcaacacctccaaggtatcgacacgtgcagggaggaagcgtcgcaagccggactgctagatccacgagttgcaacaggcgagggcgtgggaggcgcggcagatgtgtttttgccaaaaggtgtaaaccctagggcgcccccacccctctatttatagaggttcctgacgggcctctgggtccgaggcccattagtacttctaaacctaatccaactcggatcagatctgaattgggcttccagccccttaagtgtgtgaccctatgggttcggatacgtatagacatggcccgagtactcctactcgacccaatagtcggtagcggcctctagcaagacgtgccaactcctatacgcacacgaagatcatatcagacgaaccatcacaacataatatacatgctattccctttgcctcacgatatttggtctagcttcaagccgaccgctctttctcgatcctgtgattcggaatccctttgtaggttaactcttaaccgtacgtagcatgaccatgcattttcggatccgatcactcgaggggcccagagatatcactctcaatcagagaggggcaaatcccatcttgattgaccatgtctcatagcatgcttcttgacaaacctgaaagctacctttataactaccctgttacggcgtagcgtttgatagcccctaagtaggtcgatccacatcttgaatacatgcgacaatctcaggtctaaggacaaagcgtatatgttgtttaaagagagaactacttctcgtgttgggtcagtcctagcacatgtctccacatgtgtccacattattagttcaacatctccatgtccatgacttgtgaaacatagtcagcaactaatacatgtgctagtctaatattcatgtgtgtcctcacatgaactccgactagggacaactttagaataaccatacaagtaaagagtttcacatacaattcacataattgcaaatcaattcaagtagcctttaatggatattcaatgaacacaatatacaaatcatggatacaaatggaatatcatcatctctatgattgcctctagggcatacctccaacacgtaCAACGTCCCACCCCACAGTGTGGCCTCGCCACCGCATCGAAGCTGGCCCCGCCTCACCGGGCCATGCGCCGCCCTCCCCTCAAGCAGCCCCATGCTCGTCCTGCCACCACACCATTTGCCTCACGCCCAGCAACCTCACACATGCACCGCCAGTGCCGCCTGCCTTCATCCCTCCGTCAGCCGTGGCCTCGTGCAGCATCGCCCACCGTGCTACCCCGCGCATCGAGTTGCCAGCCACGACCCAACGCAGCACTGCTCGCCGTATTGGCCCGCGTGTGCAGCTCGCTGTGGGCCTATGGCCCAGCATCATCCCATTGCCGTACTGCCTTGATTCGTGCCAGACAAGCAAGGGCTAGTGATGATTCGAGCAGAGGGTGGCGGAGGAGCACGGTCGGCATCGATTTGGGCAGAGCATCTCATCGATTCAACTACAGCATGAGGAGTGGGGTGGGGAGAGCAGCTGAAATGAACCCAAATTcccatttctgagaattcaagcctacccACCTCCgtgatagtcccaggaaggctatcacgtTCGAATCCCtgtctcagatagtacaaatccatatcAACACAGAAATATAAAGCAACAACAGAGTACAATAGCATAAATATCATAAGTATCGAGGACATCTCTTCGGCaatgccggtacaagtccatcaggactaaATCAAGAAaagtaaaacatctacgcaACGGAAACACAAGCTATGGCGAACTCCATCTCCAGAGATGACTCGAGCGGAGGgccatccctagtcttcccatccgtcgttgtcgaagtcgtagtcgggctccgaccctgaaaagccaccatctacccgagaagcgggtaggTCTTGTCAACTCCCAATAGCAGCA from Setaria italica strain Yugu1 chromosome II, Setaria_italica_v2.0, whole genome shotgun sequence encodes the following:
- the LOC101768452 gene encoding protein C2-DOMAIN ABA-RELATED 11 isoform X1 yields the protein MEEAGRGRGCGLLKVVVARGRSLAVRDFTSSDPYVIVRAADTTAKTKVINSCLNPVWNEEMIFSMKEPVGVIKFEVFDWDRFKYDDKMGHAFLDLQPVAVATKLRRALRLTAGETKLRKVAPDADNCLLSDSFVTYANGEVALDAWLRLRDVESGELFITVKWIEAEDTK
- the LOC101768452 gene encoding protein C2-DOMAIN ABA-RELATED 11 isoform X2 — protein: MEEAGRGRGCGLLKVVVARGRSLAVRDFTSSDPYVIVRAADTEVFDWDRFKYDDKMGHAFLDLQPVAVATKLRRALRLTAGETKLRKVAPDADNCLLSDSFVTYANGEVALDAWLRLRDVESGELFITVKWIEAEDTK